Proteins from a genomic interval of Nicotiana tomentosiformis chloroplast, complete genome:
- the rps19 gene encoding ribosomal protein S19 yields the protein MTRSLKKNPFVANHLLKKIEKLNTKAEKEIIVTWSRASTIIPTMIGHTIAIHNGKEHLPIYITDSMVGHKLGEFAPTLNFRGHAKSDNRSRR from the coding sequence GTGACACGTTCACTAAAAAAAAATCCCTTTGTAGCCAATCATTTATTAAAAAAAATTGAAAAGCTTAACACAAAAGCAGAAAAAGAAATAATAGTAACTTGGTCCCGGGCATCTACCATTATACCCACAATGATCGGTCATACTATTGCTATCCATAATGGAAAAGAGCATTTGCCTATTTATATAACGGATAGTATGGTAGGCCACAAATTGGGAGAATTTGCACCTACATTAAATTTTAGAGGACATGCAAAAAGCGATAATAGATCTCGTCGTTAA
- the rps3 gene encoding ribosomal protein S3 produces the protein MGQKINPLGFRLGTTQGHHSLWFSQPKNYSEGLQEDQKIRDCIKNYVQKNMRTSSGVEGIARIEIKKRIDLIQVIIFMGFPKLLIESRPRGIEELQTTLQKEFNCVNRKLNIAVTRIAKPYGNPNILAEFIAGQLKNRVSFRKAMKKAIELTEQADTKGIQIQIAGRIDGKEIARVEWIREGRVPLQTIRAKIDYCSYTVRTIYGVLGIKIWIFLDQE, from the coding sequence ATGGGACAAAAAATAAATCCACTTGGTTTCAGACTGGGTACAACTCAAGGTCATCATTCCCTTTGGTTTTCACAACCAAAAAATTATTCGGAAGGTTTACAAGAAGATCAAAAAATAAGAGATTGTATCAAGAATTATGTACAAAAGAATATGAGAACGTCCTCTGGCGTCGAGGGAATTGCACGTATAGAAATTAAAAAAAGAATCGATCTGATCCAGGTCATAATCTTTATGGGATTCCCAAAATTATTAATAGAAAGTCGCCCGCGCGGAATCGAAGAATTACAAACGACCTTACAAAAAGAATTTAATTGTGTAAACCGAAAACTGAACATTGCTGTCACAAGAATTGCAAAACCTTATGGAAACCCTAATATTCTTGCAGAATTTATAGCTGGACAATTAAAGAATAGAGTTTCCTTTCGAAAAGCAATGAAAAAGGCTATTGAATTAACAGAACAAGCAGATACAAAAGGAATTCAAATACAAATTGCGGGGCGTATCGACGGAAAAGAAATTGCACGTGTTGAATGGATCAGAGAAGGTAGGGTTCCCCTACAAACGATTCGAGCGAAAATTGATTATTGCTCTTATACAGTTCGAACTATCTATGGAGTATTGGGCATCAAAATTTGGATATTTCTAGACCAGGAATAA
- the rpl22 gene encoding ribosomal protein L22 — MLKKKKTEVYALGEHISMSADKARRVIDQIRGRSYEETLMILELMPYRACYPILKLVYSAAANASYNMGSSEANLVISKAEVNGGTTVKKLKPRARGRSFPIKRSTCHITIVMKDISLDDEYVEMYSLKKTRWKKKPTAMPYRDMYNSGGLWDKK; from the coding sequence ATGCTAAAGAAGAAAAAAACAGAAGTATATGCTTTAGGTGAACATATATCTATGTCTGCTGACAAAGCACGAAGAGTAATTGATCAAATCCGCGGCCGTTCCTATGAGGAAACGCTTATGATACTAGAACTCATGCCCTATCGGGCATGTTATCCCATTTTGAAATTGGTTTATTCTGCAGCAGCAAATGCTAGTTACAATATGGGTTCCAGCGAAGCCAATTTAGTCATTAGTAAAGCCGAAGTCAATGGAGGTACTACTGTGAAGAAATTGAAACCTCGAGCTCGAGGACGTAGTTTTCCAATAAAAAGATCGACCTGTCATATAACTATTGTAATGAAAGATATATCTTTAGATGATGAATATGTAGAGATGTATTCGTTAAAAAAAACGAGATGGAAAAAAAAACCTACAGCTATGCCATATCGTGATATGTATAATAGTGGGGGATTATGGGACAAAAAATAA